The Deinococcus carri genome includes a region encoding these proteins:
- the aat gene encoding leucyl/phenylalanyl-tRNA--protein transferase, with protein MPDAAHFLHHPDPLTREVARGYASGAFLMDNGDGVQWYMVETRALVPLTEGEGLHVARRLRRELPRFEVRVDTAFAEVVEGCRGELPGTPERDGEWISPALAAIYQHLHGTGMAHSFEVWREGELAGGVLGLALGGAFIAESKFHRVTNASKAALIHLAAHLHARGFTLLDAQIQNPHIARLGVYEVGEAEYRRRLGEALGRDASLGRG; from the coding sequence ATGCCAGATGCCGCCCACTTCCTCCACCACCCCGACCCCCTGACCCGCGAGGTCGCGCGGGGGTATGCGTCGGGGGCCTTTTTGATGGACAACGGGGATGGCGTGCAGTGGTACATGGTGGAGACGCGGGCGCTGGTGCCGCTCACCGAAGGAGAGGGGCTGCATGTGGCGCGGCGGCTGCGGCGCGAGCTGCCCAGATTCGAGGTGCGGGTGGATACGGCCTTTGCGGAGGTGGTGGAGGGCTGCCGGGGCGAGTTGCCCGGTACCCCCGAACGCGACGGCGAGTGGATCAGCCCTGCTCTCGCCGCGATTTACCAGCACCTCCACGGCACGGGCATGGCGCATTCCTTCGAGGTCTGGCGGGAGGGCGAACTCGCGGGCGGGGTCCTGGGCCTGGCGCTGGGCGGGGCCTTTATCGCCGAGAGCAAGTTTCACCGCGTCACCAACGCGAGCAAGGCCGCGCTGATTCACCTCGCCGCCCACCTGCACGCGCGGGGCTTCACCCTGCTCGACGCCCAGATTCAGAACCCGCACATCGCTCGGCTGGGGGTGTACGAGGTGGGGGAGGCGGAGTACCGGCGGAGACTGGGGGAGGCGCTGGGGCGGGATGCTTCGCTGGGACGCGGTTAG
- a CDS encoding PaaI family thioesterase produces MPPLPTLDQLNAQGEGLLPGLIGIRFTHAEAGLLRSEFTVRQELLAPNGFLHAASVVALADTTCGYGTRILLPEGASGFTTIELKSNHLSTAREGTVTCEARAVHAGRTTQVWDAEVRAPGGKVMALFRCTQAVLYPKGAQ; encoded by the coding sequence ATGCCCCCACTTCCCACCCTGGACCAGCTCAACGCGCAGGGCGAGGGCCTGCTGCCCGGCCTGATCGGCATTCGCTTCACGCACGCCGAGGCCGGCCTGCTGCGCAGCGAGTTTACCGTGCGGCAGGAACTGCTGGCCCCCAACGGTTTTCTGCACGCCGCGAGCGTGGTGGCCCTCGCGGACACCACCTGCGGCTACGGCACGCGCATCCTGCTGCCCGAAGGCGCGAGCGGTTTCACCACCATCGAACTCAAGAGCAACCACCTCTCGACCGCCCGCGAGGGGACCGTCACCTGCGAGGCCCGCGCCGTCCACGCCGGGCGCACCACCCAGGTCTGGGACGCCGAGGTGCGCGCGCCCGGTGGAAAGGTGATGGCGCTCTTCCGGTGTACGCAGGCGGTGCTGTATCCCAAAGGGGCGCAGTAA